The sequence below is a genomic window from Myxococcales bacterium.
GATGCCAGAGCTAATCGGATCCCTTCCAAGGGGGAATTACTATCTGGAGGATCAGCTTAAACGGGCGTTTTCTAGCACGCTACTTAACTTGGCGGAGGGAAACGGCAGGAGATCGCAGAGAGACAGGAATCGGTTCTTCGATATTTCGCTAGGGTCAATAGCCGAGGTTGCCTCGATTATCGATATCTTGTCGGCTTATGGATATATATCGGCAGGCCATCAGGAGGAGCTGAAAACGCTGCTTCGCAGGGCTTATGCGATGATCATCAATCTGAAGAAGTTTAATCCGGTATCTTAAGTCTTCAGCTTCATCCTCATCTTGATCTTAATGACGCCGCGCTTGCCCCTTTTGCGTTATTCAGATGACTTGTAATTGATGGTTATTTCTTAGTTTGTAAGATTCGATGATGATTAAAAATAGAATATGTCAGAATATGTTGTGGTTGTTACAGACAAATCAGGCCTGACCAAATCAGTAAATAACCTTCACCAGGCAAAGCCCCCTTGCCGGGGCGCATTCAAATCGCTCCTGCCTGTTTTTTTGAAGAAGGATCCTTGCAATATCATCTGGAGTCATACGCCCTCTTCCCACCTCGACAAGTGCGCCCGTCATATTTCTAACCATATGCCTCAGAAACCCCTCCCCTTCAAAAATCAGATCCACAAATTGAGCCCCCGAGTAATCTGAAAAGGGAAAGCCGGATCCCCTTCGAACCTCTATTCTGTTTATGGTTCTGACGGAAGATTTTGCGCAACATCCGGTCGCGCGAAAACTCTCGAAGTCATGCCTGCCGACGAGTTTTTCCGCCCCTTCCCTCATCGCTTCGAGATCGAGTCTCGTTGAAATATGCCACGCGAAGGGATCCTCAAGCGGCAGCCTATTCGATGAAACGTAAATCCTATAAAGGTAGATTTTTCCCTTGGCGCTGTTTTTTGCATGAAAACCTTCGGTTGCATCTGAGGCATCCACGACGGATATGTCCGGAGGAAGCATTGAATTAGCGCCGCGGCGGATTCCATCGCAGGAAACCTCCGAGTCCGTCTGGAAGTGAGCGACCTGCCCTACCGCGTGAACTCCGGCGTCGGTTCTGCCTGCCCCCGTTATGGAAACATCGTGGGAGAGGATCCTCGAAATAGTTTCCTCGAGTTTCTGTTGGATCGATTCCCCCGCAGGCTGGCGCTGCCACCCGACGTAGTTTGTCCCCTTGTACGAGATTGTGAGCTTGACGATGCGCATTTCAGAATTCCATCAGAAGGCCGGCCGAGTAGACAAACCCGGAAAGATTGAGCCCCCTCTTTCCAAAATTATCCACCCACTGGTACTGCGCCTCCAGCGTGAGGAAAAAATCGTTGATCCCGATGTCGCTGTCTAGCGAAGAGGAGCTGTCGGCCATCTCTCCGATATTTATCTGAATCCCTCCGGTGCCGTGGATTCCATATTTCAAACCTTTGATCACGTTGCCGCTGAGGCTCTGCCTGAAATAAATCATGTCTGGGCCCACACGAATATAGGGGACTAGATATCTCCAGGAAAAGTAGTCGGCCCGCCAGGTGAAGTTGAGCTGCATCGGAACCAGAATCATGTTGAAACGCTCCTGCGCACGCTCACCTGTGTGAACTCCTCCTGCAAATGCCTGGGCGCTCTTGTAGAAAAAACCCACCCCAGCCCCGATCCCATAGCGTTTCTGAAGCAGCAGGCCTCCCTCAAGCCTCGTTATCATGTTGCAGCACTTGCCGAAGGCTTCATTGAGTATCTCGTTTTTCGGCATCCAAAAACCGGTCTTGATCTCGAATTCCCAAAGCTGTTTGGATGCGACATTGGGAGTGAACATGGCCGAGACAGATCGTTCGCTGATATCAGCGCCCTCCTGCTGCGCCAAAACGCTCGGGGGAACCAGGAAAAGCGCAGCAAATAAAATAATCGGAAGAATTTTTCTGCAAGGCGATCGCCTACGGAAAAAAATCAGGAAAACCGCAAACAGCAGCGGAATAATATCTGCCACCCTACCTTCTGCAGAGGGCAGCATCGAGCACCCTTTTTCACCGGAGAGTTCCGCCGGGCCGTAGGTTGGAGATGGCGTCTCGCTTGTTACACTGCGCGAGGGGCTGACATTTCCGGCCTCGTCTATCGCTTCAACGGCTATGTAGTATAGCTTGTCATTTTCAAGCCCGCCCACGCTAGCTGTCTGCGTCGTGCCACTTGAGGCCTGCGCTACCTGTGCCGTTGGCGTCGTCATCGTGATCACTTCGTCATAGTCCTGGCTGGCGTAAAAGCGGTACTTTGAAATGTCGGACTGCGTTAGCCTGTTGAAGGTTACATAGATCATCTCATCGCCAAAACCGGCCGATCTGATAGTGACAACCGGCGGAGGGGTGTCGACCAAAATCTCTGTGGAAAGGCGCCCCCTGTCGTCATCGGATGTTACAAAAACCCATATATCGACGTAACCTTCGTCGAATTTTCTCGAATTATCGTCATAGTTTATCTGAACGCTTTTTTCCTCATCGGCGGCGACCGTTCCGCTGCTATCCCCCTCCGAATCAACGAGCACATCGCCGGATGCATCGCTGCCCCCGCCGGATACTATCTGGTAGGTTCCTCCAAGATCGGACTGAAAGGTTATCACGAAGTAGCCTTCTATCGTGAGCTTGCTCAGCTCGTCATTGAAGACGACCGAATCTATGGTGACCCACGGATTTGCCGAAATGACGCCGACCGCACCGGTCGCAAAACCCATATAGACGTAACCATCGGTGGAACTTGAGGCCGCAAGCACCGAAGGAACCGCCGAAGTGGGCAGCGGCTCTCTTTCGGTATCCGGATCGTCGGACATATTGAAGACCTCGTCGTTGAAGGTGTTGACGACGCTAACTCCGTCGGTCCCGGCGACATAGGCGTATGCGCCGTTGGGTTTTTTCACGTTCGTTATGACGATGTCGGTTGGGTTGAGATTCTCCGAAATATCTATGCCGCTTTTGACTATCTCCCCGGAAGCAGGATTGATCTTCACCAACTGCGGCGTAGTGGAATCCACAACATAGATGTAATTTTGATTGGGGAAAATATCTATGGCAGTGAGCTTGTAGGAAGTGCCGATCTTCACATACGAGGCAGAGCTCCCACCTTCCGGCAGGCCGACGATATAGCCAACGTCGGTAGTGAAATATATCTCTCCATCGTCCTCGGCCAGCACGCCGTCGGTCAGATTAAAATCTGTGGATCCAGGAACCGTCAGGTTGATAGTTCTCGCCACCGACCTGTCGTTGAGATTCACCACCTGCACGGCGCCTTTGGTATTATCCGCTATGTAGAGGCTTTCTTCACTTCCATCTATCACGATGACTCCCAAAACGCTCTGTTCTGCCACCGTCACGATGACCGGCTTCTTCTCAAGGTCGTTCATATCGTATATCAGCAGATCCCCATCCTGCTGCGAGAGATACATCTCGTTTCTACCGCTTGAGTATGCGAGCCCGCCGGCGATCCCCTTCGTGTCCTCGTCATCGGATGGCTGAAAGGGCTGAAGCCTCGCAAGGGAATAGCTGCCCATATCTACGATTTTCAGAGACTCGGCATAGGCCACTAGAAGAGTCGTATCGTTTATCAGCTTGAACCCATCGAAGGCCGATCTGACTCCAAAGTCAAAGGGAGGATTCTCGTCGTTCGGGCCGAAGAGCTCAGCGTCAGGATAGGCCGAAGCGGACCGCGACAGGATAAGGATGGAGATGAAGGCAAAGCAGAGAATGAAGCAGCGTGGTATTTTCACGACAAAGGCTCCTCAGAGATAGTCTTTTGCTAGAATCTCAGCTATCTGCACGGCATTTAAAGCCGCGCCTTTTCGGATATTGTCGGCCGCTATCCACATCGAAATGCCGAACTCGACGGTGGGATCTTTTCTGATCCTCCCTGCGAAGACCTCATCTTTTCCGGTGACCTCTATCGCCATCGGATATCTGCAGAGTCCCGGATCGTCGAGAAGAAGAACTCCTGAAGCCGATGAAAGGATTTCCTTTACCGATGAAGGGGAAATCTCGTCCGAGAATTCGATATTCAGAGATTCAGCATGCCCGGAAAAAACCGGCACCCTGACCGCGGTGGCGGAGACCTTTATGGAATCATCCTCCATTATTTTTGCTGTTTCGTTGACGAGCTTCAGCTCCTCTTCAGTATCCCCATCGGCGTTGAATTTGCCGATGTGCGGAATGCAGTTGAATGCGATCCTGTGCGGGAAAACTTTCGAATCGCACTCCGCGCCGGAGAAGAGATTGACTGCTTGTTTTGAAAGTTCTTCCATGGCGGAAATTCCGGCTCCGGAAACAGACTGGAACGTGGTAACGACCACCCTCTTTATCGGAACCACGTCGTGCAATGGCTTCAGCACCATGACCATCTGTATCGTGGAACAGTTAGGGTTGGCTATTATCCCCTTCTCCTTGTAGTCGGCGATCCTATGGGGATTTATCTCCGGAACGACGAGTGGAATCTTCGGGTCATTTCTAAATGCAGAGGTATTGTCTATCACCACAGCACCGGCGCCGGCTGCTATCGGAGCGTGTTTTTCGCTGACCTTGCCGCCGGCCGAAAAAAGCGCAATATCGACGCCCGTGAAAGATTTTTCATCCAGAATCTCGACCGGCAGATTTTTCTCCCCGAACTGGACCTCCTTGCCGATGGAGTTGTCCGAAGCTAGCGGAAGAATTTTGCCAACGGGAAAATTTCTTTCTTCCAAAACCGCAAGGATCTCGCCGCCCACGACTCCTGTGGCACCGACGACGGCAATATTATATTGCTTTCTCATGATGCCATCATCCCTTCTTGAAAAGGGCCTCGAGCTTAACTTTGGCGCTCGCGGCGTCCTGCTTCTCTCTTACCGCATCCCTGCCCAACTGAAAAAATTCGCAAAAATTCGCGTCATCCTTGTTGCCAACCGGTGGAGCCTGATTTTCACGGCAGTCGTTGTGATAGCTCCTGTCGTAAAATTTACACTGCACGCAGGAGTGCAGATATTTTCCGCAACGCGGACACTCCTCGAGCCTGCCTATCTTGAAAATTATTTCTATCTCCGTTCCGCAGAAATAGCAGATTGGCATCACCGCACCCCGCCCGCTTCGGAGTTTTTTCTCTCGTCTGAAGAATCGAACCGAATGATGTTATCCGCGCCATCGAACAGCATCTTCTCTTCACGTTCCTTCTTCTTGGAAGCCCTGCGCTCCCGCATCTTGTTCATAAACTTTCTGCTGTGATGAAGCGTAACCAGCTCCTCGAAGATCCCTGAGAAGACGTAGCCGGTCGCCAGAAGAAAGATTGTGACCTCCGGTTTGATCGCGACGAGAACTATTCCTACCACGACGAGGACCAAGGCGTAAAAGCTGTTCCTCTTTTTTATATTAACCACCTTCATGCTTCGGTATCTGATCTTGGAAACCATAAGCATGGCGAGGAATATCGTCATCACTCCGAGGAGGATGCTTCCCTCTGGAGGAAACTCGAATACGTGGTGATGAAATATGACATAAGTTGCGATTACATAGGCCGCAACAGGTATCGGAAGCCCCTGGAAGTATTTCACCTCAACATCGTCATGCTGGACGTTGAAGCGGGCGAGGCGAAGCGCGCCGCAGGCGAAATAGAGAAAGCCTGCGAGCCATCCCAATTTTCCCAACCCATATAGCGACCATGTGTAGGCCAGTATCCCCGGCGCGAGACCAAATGAAGAGAGGTCAACGAGGGAATCATATTCAATTCCGAAGGCGCTCTCGGCCTTGGCAAGCCGCGCTATGCGTCCGTCGAGAAGATCGAAGACCCCGGCAAGGAGTATCGCCCAGGCCGCGGCGATGAACTCTCCGGAAAGGGATTTGATCACAGAGAAAAAACCGCAGAAGAGGCTGGCTGAAGTGCACAGATTGGGCAGGAGATAGACCCCCTTCTTCATGCTCTCGCGCTCTCTAAGCCCCCTGAGTTTCATTTAAACCTCCCGATGATCGTAGCGCCGGAAAGGACCTTCTCGCCCGCCTTCACAGCAATTTCCACGCAGGGTGGAAGATACAGATCTACGCGCGAGCCAAATTTAATCATTCCAAAACGTTCTCCCTTGCGCAGCTTGTCGCCCGGTTTTACATAGCACACGATTCTTCTGGCAACGAGACCGGCTATCTGCACCATCACGATTTTTCGCGAAGAGTCGTCTGCGAGAAGGATGATGTTTCTCTCATTCTCCTCGCAGGCCTTGTCCATGCTCGCCACAAAAAATTTGCCGGGGATGTATTTCACATCCTCAACCCTGGCCTCTATCGGAAACCTGTTTACGTGGACGTTGAAGGCTGACATGAAGATGCTGATCTTGGTACACAGCTCACCTGTAACAGGGGCAGCAGCTCCCTGCGTCACCGAAAGAATTTTCCCGTCGGCCGGCGATATGATCGTACCCGATTCGGGAGAATGGGTTCGCTCAGGATTCCTGAAGAAGAATGCGGAGAAAGCCGCCGCAGCGAAGGAGAGAAATGCAAAGATCCCCCAGCCTACAATCCACATGAAAAGCGCAGCTGCGAGCAGCACGGCGATGGTGAAGTGCCCTTCCTTTGCTATGTACAGCTGCTTCGGCATCACCCTGAAGGGGTTATATGATTTGGTCATTGAGGCCTCTCGGTTCCTAAGTAAGCACATGCACTTTCGCGCAAGTCGTATTATCAGAGAGAACAGTGCAAATCAAAATCTTCCAGTCACGATCGTTCAAACCCAGCAATTGACTATTGGCCAAAAACCGAAAGGTCGAGGTTGAGGTTCAGAAAAACCACTCCTGCTCAGCCTTAACCTTAGTCTGAACCTGTTTTTTGGGTCAACGGTCCATTGTCAATCGTCACGGATGTTACGGTCCTTCAATCTCTATAATTTATAAACTGGAGAGGGAGATTGAACCCCTTCCCCTTGATAAGTTCGATCGCGAGCTGCAGGTCATCCCTCTTTTTTCCGGATACGCGCACCTGATTTTCCTGTATCTGCGCCTGAACCTTTATTTTGGAATTTTTTATGGCCTTGGTGATCTCCTTTGCGGTTTCGGTTGGGACTCCCTGTTTGAGAAGGACCTCGCATTTTTTCAATGCGCTGGGCCCGTCGAGAACCTTCCCAAATTCAAGGGCCCTGGCGTCGATGCCGCGCCTTAACATCTTCTCAAGTAAAATATCGCATAATGAGCGCATCTTGAAGTCATCGTCGGCAAAGAGCTCCAGTTTTTTCTTGTCCCAGTCGATCTTGCTCTTGCTGCCGCGAAAGTCGTAGCGAGTTCCTACCTCCTTGCGGGCCTGGTTGATGGCGTTTTCAACCTCCTGCATATCGATCTGCGAAACGACGTCAAATGATGGCATAACCCAATCCTCCGGAAGGTAGCTAATATTGCGAATCTCTTGGAAAAACAAGCATTTTGTTGACTGGAGCGCAATCCGTCGTATAGAATGAAGTCATGAAAGACCGAGAGACGGGGTGGGTCTCGATCTAGACCGCTTGGAGCCCGCCCTGTAAAAAGTTGCGATTTGGGGCTTGGGCTTATTGGTAAAGTTCAAGCCCTTTTTCTTTGTCAAAGGAGGCATAAAATGGAGGCACATGATCTGGAGTTAATTGAAAAGCACATCAGTTCAGACAACGCGTTGAAGTCCCTCTACGACGAACATATCGATTTTGAACGCCAGCTGGAGAAGTTCAACAATAAACCGTTTTTGACGCCGCAAGAAGAGATAGATCGTAAACTTATTCAAAAGAAAAAACTGCGCGGCAGGGATATGATCGAGGAGATTTTAAAGGAGTACAGGGGCAAATAAACCCGCCCCCTCGGGGGACGCAAACGGCTTGTCTCCCCCGATTCCAGATTCATATGATGAGAATTCCAACCGCCTCTTCCGCCGCTGCCACGACCCTTCCATCGGAAAGCATGTGAATGCAGCTCTCGATATCGAAGCGGTACTCCCTATCCTCCTCGGCAGTTTCGACCTCGCTCCTTACCAGATTATAGACGGCAAGAGTCCCCTTCCCGGGTTTTCCATGCCCCCTCTGCAAATCAATCGCCTGACAGGCGGCAAAGAGTTCTATCGCCAGAATTTTCTCCACATTCTCCACCACCTTGAGAGCCTTCCTCGCCGCTATCGTCCCCATGCTGACATGGTCCTCCTGCCCCCCAAAGGTCGGAATCGAATCTACCGATGCAGGGTGCGCAAGCGCCTTATTCTCTGAGACGAGCGCACTCATCGTCACATGCGAGGTCATGAGGCCAGAAGATAGTCCGGGATTGGAAATCAGGCTGCGCGTCGGAATCTCTCCCTCGAGAGGGGTCGTAAGCACCGCCACCCTTCTCTCCGATATGCTGCCGAGCTCGGCGGCCGCGATCGCGAGCATATCCATCGCAAATGCCAGAGGCTCCCCGTGAAAATTTCCGCCCGAAATTATCTCGTCATCCTTGTCGAATATCAGCGGATTATCGGTGCAGCTGCCTATTTCGCGCAACAGGACGGAACGCGAATATTCGGCGGCATCCTTCACAGCGCCGTGAACCTGAGGAATACACCTGAAGGAATACGGATCCTGAACCCTGTTGCAGTTCCTATGACCCGCTATCATTCCGCTTCCGTCGAGAAGCGCGCGAATGTTCCTCGCAGTTTTATCCTGCCCAGGATGCGGACGCAGCTTCTGAATGCGCTCGTCGAAGGGGCGAAGAGAGGCCAGGTCCCCTTCTATCGAGAGCGCTCCCGCTATATCGGCGACCTTAATGAGGTTCCTCATCCGCAGATGCGCGATCGCACCTATCGCCGTCATCACCTGCGTTCCGTTGATGAGCGCCAGCCCCTCCTTCGCCTGAAGCCTGATGGGTTCGAGGCGTTCGGAGTTAAAAACCTCCGCCGCCGGCATGATGATTCCGTTATAATGAATCTCTCCGCGCCCGATGAGATTTAGAGCGATGTGCGCCAGTGGAGCCAGATCGCCGCTGGCGCCTACCGATCCCTGTTCCGGAATCACGGCTACGAGCCTGCGGTTTATCAACTCTATGAGAAGCTCGAACGTCTCGTACCTTATTCCGGAATAGCCCGCTGCCAGCACGTTAGCGCGCAGCAGCATGACCAAGAGCGAGGTCTCAAGCGGAAGCGGATCGCCGACGCCAACGGAATGCGAGAGGATAAGATTTTCCTGCAGCTTCTCCAGATCCTCGCGCGAGATATGGCAGTTGGCCATATTCCCGAATCCGGTGTTTATCCCGTAATAAGGTTTCCCCGAATCGAGTTTCTCCTCGACGAATTTTCGGACTCGCCTTATTCGCGCGGCGGTCTTTTTCGGTATCTCGATTTTCGCGCCGCCGAGAAATTCCGATATCTGTTCAAGAGAGAGAGGGCCGCCGTCTATTTCGATAATCATGTCACTTCCCCTTTCCGAGAAATCCTATCTCGGCGTCGGATTGCCTGATGTAATTCGGAACGAGTTTCTTCAGATCATCCCCGCCGGAGGAAAGCCTCTCCGACGCGAGCACGGCAAGATTGTGGGCGTTGGGAAGAATGTCGTCCCCTTCGGCTATCTGAATCAGGTCGCCTAGGTCAACCGATAGGCGGTCGCGATAGGCGATCGCCCCGTCGCCGACCGCTAAAAAGGGAGATCCGAACTGGCGCAGCTTTGCGATGAGGGCTTCGGGGGGCAAGACGCATTCTGCGATAATTTCTTTGGGAGAGTTTCCAGCGGAAAGATCCCAAAGGGCGGCATAGATCTCGCCGCGCCTGGCATCTATGAGAGTCGCTACGACCTTAGATGGGGAAAGAGCCCCGTTTAACGCCAGCGATTTTAGCGATGACACCCCCGCAATCGGAATTCCAAGCGAAAGCGCTATCCCTTTTGCCGCGGCAAGGCCGGTTCGAAGCCCCGTGAAGGAGCCCGGCCCTATCGCTACGGCAACCCCTTCGATATCGGATATCCCCCAACCGATTTCACCGAGCATGGAATCGAGCTTGCCGAAGAGCCTCTCGGAATGGCTGGAGGGGGCCTGTTGCCTGTCGAGGGCAACAAGAGTTGCTCCGTCTGACAGGGAGATCGATCCGCGCATCGATGTAGTGTCTATCGACAGTATCTTCATTAATGGCTAAAAAACTTTTTTATCCAGCTAGTTATACCCCAAACGCTCTCAATATCCTTTAACGTTATGAGGAGCATGAATGTAATCAGGATGGCAAACCCTACCTGGCTGGCGACCGACCTTATCCGTTCGCTCAGCGGTTTTCCCCTCACCCCCTCGATGAAGAGGAAGAGGATATGTCCACCATCCAGCACAGGAAATGGGAGCAGGTTTAAAACCGAGAGCTGTATGCTCAAAAAGGCCATGAAGTATAAAAAGTTGGCCAGCCCAACCGAGGCAGCCTCCGCCGAGACCTTGGCGATGATTATCGGCCCCCCCAGCACCTTGTATGAAAGCTGAAGGGTTAGAAGCCTGTAGAGGACATCCAGGGTAAGCCCTGCGAGTTTGATCGCCTCCTTCCCCCCTTTGACGAGCGAATCGATAAAATTGTACTTCACCACCTCCACCGGCCCGGAATTTTTCCTCTTTGAGGAGATTCCTATCACCCACCTTTTCGACTCAGCGCTGTAGGAGGGGTGCACGGATATGGAAACTTCTTCATCCCCCCTTTGCACCGTAATTGGGATCTCCCTGTCGCCGGCGGCATGTATTATCGCCGCAAGGTCGTAAAAATTTGTCACCGCCATTTTGTCGGCGGAAATTATAAGGTCACCCGCCTCGATCCCCGCCAGTTCGGCCGGACTGCCCGGGGATACCTCGTCAACGCGCGGCTCATTGCCTATGAATAGAATCGGCTCAACCCCGATGTAGCCCCCTTTTATCTCCGGCAACTCGCCGACGGAGACAGCCCTCTCCACCATCTCGCCATCCCTGACGATTACAAAGGTGAGCTCCATCCCCGGGCTCATCACGACCTCGCTTAGCACATCGTCCCAAGTTGCGACCTCCTCCTCTTCTATCGAAAGGATGAGATCGCCCTTCTTCAGGCCTGCGAGCTCGGCGGGAGAGTCCTTCTTCACATCGACGATTATGGGAGACTCGCGCAGGTAGGCCGGCTCGGCCCTGCCTATCATGAAGACGATGGGCATCAGCACCAGCGCCAGCACGAAGTTCATCAGCGGGCCGAAGAAGACGACCTTGCCGCGCGCCAGGATACTTTTTTGGGAAAATGAGCGCGGGTCAGTTGCCTCCTCGTCGGTGGGATCCTCGCCGAGCATCTTCACGTAGCCGCCGAGAGGAAATGCTGAAATCCGGTAATCGGTTTCGCCGATCTTGATTCCCAGCAGGCGCGGCCCGAATCCCAAAGAGAAAGCCTCGACCTTTATCCCCGCGCGCTTGGCCATTATGAAATGCCCCAGCTCGTGTATGAATATGAGTATCCCAAGCGTGATCACAAAATATATGATAGTCATCTCTTAGCTATTATCTCCTCTGCGCTTTTTCTGGCGGCGCTGTCTATCTCCAAAATCTCCTCTATCGATGAAAAATCGGATGCTGTGAATCTGCCCATGGTCTCGGAAACCACTCTGGAAATTCCGCCGAACGGGATGCGCTCCTTGAGAAAGGCATCGACAGCAATCTCGTTCGCGGCATTCAGAACCGCAGGCATCGACCCTCCCTCACCTATCGCATCGAACGCAAGCGCAAGACACGGAAAGCGGGAAGGATCGGGCTCCTCGAAAGTGAGTTCGCCTATCGCTGCCAGGTTCAGCCTCTCCACGCCGCTCACGGTCCTTTCCGGATACGATATCGCATACGCTATCGGGGCGCGCATGTCCGGGACTCCGAGCTCGGCTATGACGCATCCATCGACGTATTCCACCATCGAATGTATGATGCTCTGCGGGTGGACGACTACCGCGATCTTTTCGACAGGAAGATCGAAGAGCCACTTCGCCTCGATAACCTCCAGCCCCTTGTTCATAAGCGACGCGGAATCTATCGTGATCTTCGCCCCCATCGACCATCTCGGATGCTTCAGCGCCGCGGCTGGCGTCGCATTCTCTATCTCCTGCGCGCTCTTCCTTAGAAAGGGACCGCCTGACGCTGTGAGGATTATCCTGTCGATGTCCTTCGCACTGTGGCCGACCAGCGACTGGAATATCGCCGAATGCTCGCTGTCTATCGGAATTATCTCTACTGCATTTTCCTTTGCAAGCTTGGAGACGAGAGGGCCGGCTACGACCATCGACTCCTTGTTTGCAAGTGCGAGTTTTTTTCCGCTTTCGATCGCAGCAACTGTAGGCTTGAGCCCCGCAGCCCCCACTATCGCGGAGACGACCATCTCTGCGCTTTCCATTCTGGCGACATCGCAGGCGCCATCTGTGCCGAATCTTATCTCGGGAATTTGTCCGGATAGAATCGAACGAAGTTCCACCGCGGATTTTTCATCCCTGACTGAAACTATCTCCGGTGAAAATTCGCCTATCTGAGCGGCAAGCGCCTTCACATCATGCCCTTCGGCGAGGCCGACCACCTTGAATTTTTGGGAATTGGCGCGGACGACGTCGAGCGTGCTTAGCCCTATCGAACCGGTGCTGCCCAATATGGATATTTTTTTCATCTGAGTCCTCTAGCCGATGACGTACTTGAAATAGATGAATGCGAAGGGGGCGGTGAAAATAAGAGCGTCTAGCCTGTCCAGGATTCCACCATGCCCAGGTATTATGGAGCCGGAGTCCTTGACGCCGCAGCTGCGCTTGAACATCGACTCGATGAGATCGCCGAATGTCGAAGTTATCCAGATGACGGCGGCAAGACCGGCGGTGGCGACA
It includes:
- a CDS encoding 1-deoxy-D-xylulose-5-phosphate reductoisomerase, whose product is MKKISILGSTGSIGLSTLDVVRANSQKFKVVGLAEGHDVKALAAQIGEFSPEIVSVRDEKSAVELRSILSGQIPEIRFGTDGACDVARMESAEMVVSAIVGAAGLKPTVAAIESGKKLALANKESMVVAGPLVSKLAKENAVEIIPIDSEHSAIFQSLVGHSAKDIDRIILTASGGPFLRKSAQEIENATPAAALKHPRWSMGAKITIDSASLMNKGLEVIEAKWLFDLPVEKIAVVVHPQSIIHSMVEYVDGCVIAELGVPDMRAPIAYAISYPERTVSGVERLNLAAIGELTFEEPDPSRFPCLALAFDAIGEGGSMPAVLNAANEIAVDAFLKERIPFGGISRVVSETMGRFTASDFSSIEEILEIDSAARKSAEEIIAKR
- the rseP gene encoding RIP metalloprotease RseP produces the protein MTIIYFVITLGILIFIHELGHFIMAKRAGIKVEAFSLGFGPRLLGIKIGETDYRISAFPLGGYVKMLGEDPTDEEATDPRSFSQKSILARGKVVFFGPLMNFVLALVLMPIVFMIGRAEPAYLRESPIIVDVKKDSPAELAGLKKGDLILSIEEEEVATWDDVLSEVVMSPGMELTFVIVRDGEMVERAVSVGELPEIKGGYIGVEPILFIGNEPRVDEVSPGSPAELAGIEAGDLIISADKMAVTNFYDLAAIIHAAGDREIPITVQRGDEEVSISVHPSYSAESKRWVIGISSKRKNSGPVEVVKYNFIDSLVKGGKEAIKLAGLTLDVLYRLLTLQLSYKVLGGPIIIAKVSAEAASVGLANFLYFMAFLSIQLSVLNLLPFPVLDGGHILFLFIEGVRGKPLSERIRSVASQVGFAILITFMLLITLKDIESVWGITSWIKKFFSH